One Burkholderia sp. PAMC 26561 genomic window carries:
- a CDS encoding chorismate mutase: protein MLSTSFLRTLRTIAFAATSMTIAATFASNALADGDDTPLTNLIALSSQRLALAEPVARWKWANHESITDQPREAALLSRIDSQAKAAGIDPAFARDFFRDQIEASKDVQNALFDNWRKSRPPEGTPPDLARDTRPQLDRVTNSLLGALARVEPLRHADDCPVRLSDSIARWKHMTRYDSTQNAPLTRALSHVCAGGVGAVG from the coding sequence ATGCTCTCCACTTCCTTCTTGCGTACTCTGCGGACCATCGCTTTTGCCGCCACGTCCATGACGATCGCCGCGACGTTTGCATCGAATGCTCTAGCCGACGGCGACGATACTCCGCTCACCAATCTCATCGCGTTATCGTCGCAACGTTTGGCTCTGGCTGAACCTGTCGCACGCTGGAAATGGGCGAATCACGAATCCATCACCGATCAACCCCGCGAGGCCGCGCTGCTTTCCCGCATTGACAGTCAGGCGAAGGCCGCCGGAATCGATCCGGCGTTCGCGCGAGATTTCTTTCGTGATCAGATCGAGGCGAGCAAGGATGTGCAGAACGCCCTTTTCGACAACTGGCGCAAGTCCCGTCCGCCGGAAGGCACGCCACCGGATCTCGCCCGAGATACCCGGCCGCAACTCGATCGCGTGACAAATTCGCTGCTTGGCGCGCTGGCCCGCGTGGAGCCCTTGCGTCACGCCGATGACTGCCCGGTGCGCCTCTCCGACAGCATCGCTCGATGGAAACATATGACGCGCTACGACTCGACCCAGAATGCGCCGCTGACACGCGCGTTATCGCACGTCTGCGCGGGAGGCGTCGGGGCTGTGGGTTAA
- a CDS encoding class 1 fructose-bisphosphatase: MSTPSSISRRTTLTKLLIEQQREHQNLPADLRLLIEVVARACKQISYQVSKGALGEALGSAGSENVQGEVQKKLDILSNEILLEANEWGGNLAAMASEEMEKIFPIPNRYPKGNYLLTFDPLDGSSNIDVNVSIGTIFSVLRCPDGMEPSEEAFMQPGSAQVAAGYAVYGPQTVFVLTTGYGVNCFTLDRELGSWVLTQNNMQIPTETREYAINASNSRHWYAPVQKYVNELNEGKDGPRKEDFNMRWIASMVADVHRILNRGGVFMYPADKRTPDRPGKLRLMYEANPMAFIVEQAGGAATDGEQRILDIVPTSLHQRVPVFLGSKSEVERVTRYHAEKN; the protein is encoded by the coding sequence ATGTCGACCCCTTCATCGATTTCCCGTCGCACCACGCTGACCAAGTTGCTGATTGAGCAGCAGCGCGAACATCAAAACCTTCCCGCCGACCTGCGTTTGTTGATTGAAGTCGTGGCGCGTGCGTGCAAGCAGATCAGCTATCAGGTCAGCAAGGGCGCATTGGGCGAAGCGCTCGGCTCGGCCGGCAGCGAGAACGTCCAGGGTGAAGTGCAGAAGAAGCTCGACATCCTCTCGAACGAAATCCTGCTCGAAGCCAACGAATGGGGCGGCAACCTCGCCGCGATGGCATCGGAAGAAATGGAAAAGATCTTCCCGATCCCGAATCGTTACCCGAAGGGCAACTATCTGCTCACGTTCGATCCGCTCGATGGCTCGTCGAACATCGACGTGAACGTATCGATTGGGACGATCTTCTCCGTTCTCCGATGCCCCGACGGCATGGAGCCGAGTGAAGAGGCGTTCATGCAGCCGGGTTCGGCGCAAGTCGCGGCAGGCTACGCGGTTTATGGACCGCAAACGGTGTTCGTGCTGACCACGGGTTACGGCGTCAACTGCTTCACGCTCGATCGCGAACTTGGTTCGTGGGTGCTCACGCAAAACAACATGCAGATTCCCACTGAAACGCGCGAATACGCAATCAACGCGTCGAACAGCCGTCACTGGTACGCGCCGGTGCAGAAGTATGTGAACGAACTGAACGAAGGCAAGGATGGTCCGCGCAAGGAAGACTTCAACATGCGCTGGATTGCATCGATGGTCGCCGACGTGCATCGCATCCTGAATCGTGGCGGCGTGTTCATGTACCCCGCCGACAAACGCACGCCGGATCGTCCGGGCAAGTTGCGCCTGATGTACGAAGCGAATCCAATGGCGTTCATCGTGGAGCAGGCGGGCGGCGCCGCGACCGATGGCGAACAGCGCATTCTCGATATCGTTCCGACCAGCTTGCATCAGCGCGTCCCGGTGTTCCTCGGGTCGAAAAGCGAGGTCGAACGCGTCACGCGCTATCACGCAGAAAAGAATTGA
- a CDS encoding DUF4136 domain-containing protein: protein MAFGRLCGEWKSAARVALIAGFALLGGCTTYVQTQVSAFSDWSGSDATRTYAFARSAEQQNSIEQKTYEALVANELATHSFRQVPDTSATYRVELSYSIRGDFVTVRQPVYYDPWPMYGGWYGRPYGGWGGYGAWGGWDMGPAGYVDQSYPVFVHALQIRLTDRATGREVYKVSASNSGGEASLVRAMPYLIRSALTDFPLGNGTVRTVKIPLDKTGSASNETAVAAGSASKPSSPPTAVPVPLQ from the coding sequence ATGGCGTTTGGACGGTTGTGCGGAGAATGGAAAAGTGCGGCGCGCGTAGCGCTGATCGCGGGTTTCGCACTGCTCGGAGGGTGCACGACCTACGTCCAGACGCAGGTCTCGGCGTTTTCGGACTGGTCGGGTAGCGACGCGACCCGGACGTATGCGTTTGCGCGCTCGGCGGAGCAGCAGAACAGCATCGAACAGAAAACGTATGAAGCGCTGGTTGCGAACGAACTCGCGACGCATTCGTTTCGGCAGGTGCCGGATACGAGCGCGACTTATCGGGTCGAGTTGTCGTATTCCATTCGCGGTGACTTCGTGACGGTGCGGCAGCCGGTCTATTACGATCCGTGGCCCATGTACGGCGGCTGGTACGGACGCCCGTACGGAGGCTGGGGTGGTTACGGGGCGTGGGGCGGCTGGGACATGGGCCCGGCGGGATACGTCGATCAAAGCTATCCTGTATTCGTCCACGCGCTGCAGATCCGCCTGACTGATCGGGCAACCGGGCGCGAGGTTTACAAGGTGAGCGCAAGCAATTCGGGCGGCGAGGCGTCGCTGGTGCGGGCCATGCCATATTTGATCCGTAGCGCGCTGACCGATTTCCCGCTGGGTAACGGAACGGTCCGCACGGTGAAGATTCCGCTCGACAAAACCGGGAGTGCCAGCAATGAGACCGCGGTCGCAGCGGGAAGCGCCAGCAAACCGTCAAGCCCGCCGACGGCGGTGCCAGTACCCCTGCAGTAG
- a CDS encoding FUSC family protein has product MAQPAGDLARPGAADILKLLAPFPGRAAMACRIALICALTAYVTSAYGTMEAAISAYVVFFLNQPDRVMSVVQSIAMLVLVTVFLGIVLIVAMFALDDPLWRVACIAGLSFGLLFVTSASKLRPVGAILAMIIGFLLDELGSVPFGEVATRALLYAWVMTAIPFAVSVCVNVLIAPSPRRLAGRTLARRLRLAARSLVDPESTQAALGACLREGDAQIGTWLKLSVVDGSSARADFPALRQAVSSTLAILVAADLAAREASARLPAAFAAPMADTLENMARMLEAGGYPVDIELTLPGVAELPPLARVVAEDLQRAITRFAVVEADAPLPPPAAKSGGFFLPDAFTNPEHVRYALKTTAAAMFCYLLYTQINWPGIHTCFITVYMVSLGTTAETVEKMTLRIAGCLIGAILGTAAIVFLMPVTTAALGLMGIVFAGTWLSAWIAFGSPRIAYAGFQIALVFFMCVIQGPAPAFDLTIARDRTIGILIGNVVVYLIFTRVWPVSVAARVDAGLTALQQQWKRIAMLTHAGTRRAMAASAMAQCGALEQDLATMHFEPSWVRPDATWIAERRNALARLDALETPMFLLAERHPGDTAIDDWISRLSGETVGAGTPPPSPADANNDTRTALLGLGNARLIQLEHAAPSDAAKGFTTHAAA; this is encoded by the coding sequence ATGGCGCAGCCTGCCGGTGATCTTGCCCGGCCGGGTGCCGCCGACATCCTGAAGCTCCTCGCGCCCTTTCCCGGGCGAGCGGCAATGGCGTGCCGCATTGCGTTGATCTGCGCGCTGACGGCATATGTGACAAGCGCCTACGGCACGATGGAAGCCGCGATTTCCGCTTATGTCGTGTTTTTCCTGAACCAGCCCGACCGGGTGATGAGCGTCGTGCAAAGCATCGCGATGCTCGTGCTGGTCACGGTGTTTCTCGGCATCGTACTGATCGTGGCCATGTTTGCGCTCGACGATCCCCTCTGGCGGGTCGCATGCATCGCGGGGCTGTCGTTCGGATTGCTGTTCGTGACGTCGGCGAGCAAGCTGCGGCCAGTGGGCGCGATCCTCGCGATGATCATCGGCTTTTTGCTCGATGAACTCGGCAGCGTGCCGTTCGGCGAAGTGGCGACCCGCGCCCTGCTCTACGCCTGGGTGATGACAGCAATTCCGTTCGCAGTATCGGTTTGCGTCAACGTGCTGATCGCGCCGTCGCCACGGCGGCTCGCGGGCCGCACGCTAGCCAGGCGCCTGCGGCTTGCCGCCCGGAGCCTGGTCGACCCGGAGTCGACACAAGCCGCACTCGGCGCCTGCTTGCGTGAAGGCGATGCGCAGATCGGCACATGGCTGAAGCTGTCAGTCGTCGACGGCTCGTCGGCGCGCGCGGATTTCCCGGCGCTCAGGCAAGCGGTTTCATCGACGCTTGCGATTCTGGTCGCCGCCGATCTGGCCGCCCGCGAAGCATCGGCGCGTTTGCCCGCAGCCTTTGCAGCACCGATGGCCGACACACTGGAGAACATGGCGCGCATGCTCGAAGCAGGCGGTTATCCGGTCGATATCGAGCTCACTCTGCCCGGCGTGGCTGAACTGCCGCCGCTCGCACGAGTCGTTGCCGAAGATCTGCAGCGGGCGATCACCCGCTTTGCGGTGGTTGAAGCCGATGCACCGCTCCCACCGCCCGCCGCCAAATCCGGCGGGTTCTTTCTGCCCGATGCATTCACGAACCCCGAGCACGTCCGCTACGCGCTGAAGACCACGGCAGCCGCGATGTTCTGCTATCTGCTCTACACGCAAATCAACTGGCCGGGCATCCATACCTGCTTCATCACCGTCTACATGGTGTCGCTCGGCACGACCGCCGAAACCGTAGAGAAAATGACGCTGCGTATCGCCGGGTGTCTCATTGGCGCGATCCTCGGTACGGCTGCGATCGTGTTCCTGATGCCCGTGACGACGGCCGCTCTCGGGCTGATGGGAATCGTGTTTGCCGGTACATGGCTCTCGGCGTGGATCGCGTTTGGTTCGCCGCGTATCGCGTATGCGGGATTCCAGATCGCGCTGGTGTTTTTCATGTGCGTGATCCAGGGTCCGGCGCCCGCATTCGACCTGACCATCGCGCGGGATCGCACGATCGGGATTCTGATCGGCAACGTGGTCGTCTATCTCATCTTCACGCGCGTGTGGCCGGTAAGCGTTGCGGCGCGCGTGGATGCCGGCCTCACCGCGCTGCAACAGCAATGGAAGCGGATCGCGATGCTGACGCACGCCGGCACGCGCCGCGCGATGGCCGCGAGCGCAATGGCTCAATGCGGCGCGCTGGAACAGGATCTTGCGACGATGCATTTCGAGCCGTCATGGGTTCGTCCAGATGCAACGTGGATCGCCGAGCGCCGCAACGCACTGGCCAGGCTCGACGCCCTTGAAACGCCCATGTTCCTGCTCGCAGAACGGCATCCGGGCGATACCGCCATCGACGATTGGATCAGCCGGCTTTCAGGTGAAACCGTTGGCGCCGGCACACCACCACCATCGCCCGCCGATGCAAACAACGACACGCGCACCGCCTTGCTCGGCCTCGGCAATGCACGCCTCATCCAACTCGAACACGCCGCGCCGAGCGACGCGGCGAAGGGCTTCACGACTCATGCTGCGGCTTAA
- a CDS encoding exonuclease domain-containing protein has product MLPTVSNLYCAEPLVFVDLETTGGSLGVHRITEIGVVEVGPAGVTQWSSLVNPQQPIPFFIQQLTGISDSMVRDAPTFDVIAHDLLARLDGRLFVAHNARFDHGFLRSEFKRHGIRFQPDVLCTVQLSRAIYPTERRHGLDALIERHALVPFARHRALADADLLWQFWQHLHNAHSADILRGHIDQVTRRFRLAGDIDEDTIERIPAGCGVYVFYGENDVPLYVGRSVRLRQRVRAHLTGMKRSAKEQRLAELVRRVEWTGTGGEIGAMLEEGRSIARLGPAHNRVSKARRDDPRGAPWTHPGAIAIEEADATTGARAWHVVDGWQFFGTATSLDEAARLRSSAALAVFELSTYRILSERLSRGLKIVPLGVAMLVGTESA; this is encoded by the coding sequence TTGCTCCCAACCGTTTCCAATCTCTATTGTGCCGAGCCGCTGGTTTTTGTCGATCTGGAGACAACGGGCGGAAGCCTGGGTGTTCATCGAATCACTGAAATTGGTGTGGTCGAAGTCGGCCCGGCGGGTGTGACGCAATGGAGTTCGCTCGTCAATCCGCAGCAGCCCATTCCATTCTTCATTCAGCAACTCACCGGAATCAGCGATTCAATGGTGCGTGATGCGCCGACTTTCGATGTCATCGCGCATGATCTTCTGGCGCGTCTCGACGGCAGATTGTTCGTGGCTCACAACGCGCGCTTCGATCACGGCTTTCTGCGCAGCGAATTCAAACGACACGGCATCAGGTTTCAGCCGGACGTTCTGTGCACGGTGCAGTTGTCGCGCGCGATCTATCCTACCGAGCGCCGGCACGGTCTGGATGCGTTGATCGAGCGGCACGCGCTGGTTCCGTTTGCCCGTCACCGGGCACTCGCCGATGCCGATCTTCTCTGGCAGTTCTGGCAGCACCTCCACAACGCGCATTCCGCCGATATTCTCCGCGGTCATATAGATCAGGTCACGCGGCGCTTCCGGCTGGCCGGGGATATCGATGAAGACACCATCGAGCGCATTCCGGCGGGTTGTGGCGTCTATGTGTTCTACGGCGAAAACGACGTGCCGCTTTATGTGGGGCGAAGCGTGCGTTTGCGTCAGCGCGTGCGCGCGCATTTGACGGGTATGAAGCGGTCCGCGAAGGAACAGCGGCTTGCGGAACTCGTGAGGCGCGTCGAGTGGACGGGGACGGGCGGTGAGATTGGCGCGATGCTCGAGGAAGGGCGTTCGATTGCGCGGCTTGGTCCGGCGCATAACCGTGTATCGAAAGCACGTCGCGACGATCCGCGCGGCGCGCCATGGACGCATCCCGGCGCAATTGCGATCGAAGAGGCGGACGCCACGACCGGCGCGCGCGCCTGGCATGTGGTCGACGGGTGGCAGTTTTTCGGCACGGCAACTTCTCTCGACGAAGCTGCGCGCCTGCGTTCGTCCGCAGCATTGGCGGTCTTCGAGTTGTCGACCTATCGAATTCTCAGCGAGCGGTTGTCGCGTGGATTGAAGATCGTGCCGCTCGGGGTTGCAATGCTGGTTGGCACCGAATCCGCTTAA
- a CDS encoding TolC family protein: MLRLKPSFALAILTAAGLAGCATSSIDMAPESPDHPWQPKTDSTGAIVPGPATGSAGSVLASNYQLPANPALAAVRPPPALSQSHAYELAELIDLAESANPLTRIAWNDARNAALAAGITKGAYLPQLSIAAMGQYAATQGPNSSAFDGSSTNGSGHGATSVLSLQWLLFDFGGRAARVEAASQGSVMANIGFTAVHQQVIFDVSVAFYTYQAARARIATTRQGLDNAEAIFAAAQSRYKHGIGTVIEVAQANQNRAQAKLALVQAQGVESNSYLMLISAMGISPLSQPMIAVMPARTLPSPVNDSIERIVSDAIARRPDVLSAYAAERINFAKVKSAESEFMPKVFLSANGAYNTGSSSISAVPSIGQQLPTVNLSGGRYGGSVIVGVTIPLYDGGLRQAVLAQARNDADSASTRLARSREEAVRQIVTAQNTLQTSLAANAAASELLSAAQTTYDAAFDAYRQGVGSITDALLAQNQLLVAKNASADSYSGALSAAAALALATGSIDSVAARSN; the protein is encoded by the coding sequence ATGCTGCGGCTTAAGCCTTCCTTCGCACTGGCAATCCTGACGGCGGCGGGTCTGGCCGGGTGCGCGACATCGTCCATCGATATGGCGCCCGAGAGCCCCGACCATCCTTGGCAGCCAAAGACGGATTCGACGGGCGCCATCGTGCCCGGGCCGGCGACGGGATCAGCAGGATCGGTGTTGGCAAGCAACTATCAATTGCCCGCGAATCCCGCGCTCGCCGCCGTTCGCCCTCCTCCGGCGCTATCGCAGTCACATGCGTACGAGTTGGCCGAACTAATCGATCTGGCGGAATCGGCGAATCCGCTGACGCGTATTGCGTGGAACGATGCGCGCAACGCAGCGCTGGCGGCAGGCATTACCAAGGGCGCGTACCTTCCGCAATTATCGATAGCAGCAATGGGACAGTACGCGGCCACCCAGGGCCCGAACTCGTCGGCGTTCGACGGTTCGTCAACCAATGGCTCGGGACACGGCGCGACATCGGTGCTGTCGCTGCAATGGCTGCTCTTCGATTTCGGCGGACGCGCCGCACGCGTCGAGGCGGCGTCGCAGGGTTCGGTGATGGCGAACATCGGCTTTACCGCGGTTCACCAGCAAGTGATTTTCGATGTCAGCGTCGCGTTCTATACCTATCAGGCGGCGCGCGCCCGTATTGCCACCACGCGGCAAGGCCTGGACAACGCCGAAGCCATTTTCGCCGCCGCGCAATCGCGCTACAAACATGGCATCGGCACGGTCATCGAAGTCGCGCAGGCCAACCAGAACCGCGCGCAGGCGAAGCTCGCGCTGGTCCAGGCGCAGGGCGTCGAGAGCAATTCCTATCTGATGCTGATTTCGGCCATGGGAATATCGCCGTTATCGCAACCCATGATCGCCGTGATGCCGGCGCGCACGCTTCCGTCACCGGTGAACGATTCAATCGAGCGGATCGTGTCGGACGCGATTGCCCGGCGCCCCGACGTGCTAAGCGCCTATGCCGCCGAACGAATCAATTTCGCAAAAGTAAAGTCCGCCGAGTCGGAATTCATGCCGAAGGTTTTTCTCTCGGCGAACGGTGCGTACAACACCGGCAGTTCTTCCATATCGGCTGTTCCGAGCATCGGCCAGCAATTGCCGACGGTGAACCTGAGCGGCGGCCGCTACGGCGGCAGCGTGATCGTCGGCGTGACCATTCCGTTATACGACGGCGGCTTGCGGCAGGCCGTGCTCGCACAGGCACGCAACGATGCCGACAGTGCGTCCACCCGCCTCGCCCGAAGCCGCGAAGAAGCGGTCCGGCAGATTGTCACCGCCCAGAACACACTGCAGACGAGCCTTGCCGCGAACGCCGCCGCGAGCGAATTGCTGAGCGCCGCGCAGACCACGTACGACGCCGCGTTCGACGCATACCGCCAAGGCGTGGGTTCGATCACTGACGCGTTGCTCGCACAGAACCAACTGCTGGTCGCGAAAAACGCAAGCGCGGACAGTTACAGCGGCGCGCTCTCGGCGGCGGCCGCATTGGCGCTTGCAACCGGCTCGATTGATTCGGTTGCAGCGCGGTCCAACTAG
- the mdtN gene encoding multidrug transporter subunit MdtN, whose product MKIAGKRQGFMKGRMIAGVIIVLGLAAAYYAYDRTTRFPSTDDATIDADVVHIASPVGGRIVRLLVEDNQHVAKGDVLFEIDPVPFRLLVAQTQADLDLARAALETRRKRLISERANAVIAGDQTGKAARNYELASRSVQRLTPLAAKGYVSTQQLDQAQVAQRDAALSLKQAQEQKQATAQTIGDDAGEVAIVVAREAALAIAQHSLDSSIVRAPHNGFVTGLSVLAGETVAPHQSIFTLVHSDEWFAVANFRETELARIQPGDCATVYSMIDRSQAIHGKVTGIGAGVADTDRIDLPRSLPIVQQSVNWVRVAQRFPVRVRLDEPAAQLVRVGASAMVEVRHGAACR is encoded by the coding sequence ATGAAAATCGCCGGCAAACGCCAAGGCTTTATGAAAGGTCGAATGATCGCGGGCGTGATCATCGTGCTCGGTCTCGCAGCGGCGTACTACGCGTATGACCGGACAACCCGCTTTCCTTCGACCGATGACGCCACAATCGATGCCGATGTAGTCCACATCGCATCGCCGGTCGGCGGCCGCATCGTCCGGTTGCTCGTGGAGGACAACCAGCACGTTGCAAAAGGCGACGTGCTGTTCGAGATCGATCCGGTTCCGTTCCGGCTGCTGGTCGCGCAGACCCAGGCCGACCTCGATCTCGCCCGGGCGGCGCTGGAAACGCGCCGCAAGAGGCTCATCAGCGAGCGCGCTAATGCGGTGATCGCAGGAGATCAGACCGGAAAAGCCGCACGCAACTATGAACTCGCATCGCGCAGCGTGCAGCGGCTCACGCCGCTCGCGGCGAAGGGCTATGTGTCCACGCAGCAGCTCGATCAGGCGCAAGTTGCCCAACGCGACGCCGCGCTGTCTCTCAAGCAGGCACAAGAACAAAAGCAGGCAACCGCGCAGACGATCGGCGACGATGCAGGCGAAGTCGCCATCGTGGTTGCGCGCGAGGCCGCACTCGCGATTGCGCAGCACAGCCTCGATTCAAGCATCGTGCGCGCGCCGCACAATGGTTTTGTCACGGGCCTCTCGGTGCTGGCCGGCGAAACGGTCGCGCCGCATCAGTCGATCTTCACGCTCGTCCACTCGGACGAATGGTTCGCGGTCGCGAACTTCCGCGAAACGGAACTCGCGCGCATTCAACCCGGCGATTGCGCAACCGTCTATTCGATGATCGACCGAAGCCAGGCGATCCACGGCAAGGTGACGGGCATCGGCGCGGGTGTTGCCGATACCGACCGGATCGATCTGCCGCGCTCATTGCCTATCGTTCAGCAATCAGTGAACTGGGTCCGCGTCGCCCAGCGCTTCCCGGTTCGCGTGCGTCTTGACGAGCCGGCCGCGCAACTGGTCCGGGTTGGCGCAAGTGCGATGGTCGAGGTGCGGCATGGCGCAGCCTGCCGGTGA
- the pepN gene encoding aminopeptidase N, whose protein sequence is MSNSTAPAVIRRADYTPPAFLIDTVALEFDLVPERTVVRNTMRLRRNPDAAPAASLELIGEHMEFLGATLDGRPHADVRVSENGLSVNNIPDSFELTIESTCNPAANTTLSGLYVSSGNFFTQCEAEGFRRITYFLDRPDVMSTYTVTLRADKAAYPVLLSNGNLIEEGDLENGRHFARWEDPFKKPSYLFALVAGKLVKLEQRMKTGSGKEKLLQVWVEPHDLDKTQHAMDSLVHSIEWDERRFGLELDLDRFMIVAVSDFNMGAMENKGLNIFNTKYVLANPETATDIDFGNIEAVVGHEYFHNWTGNRVTCRDWFQLSLKEGLTVFRDQEFSADMAAGHEPGAAADAARATKRIDDVRVLRQMQFAEDAGPMAHPVRPESYVEINNFYTMTVYEKGSEVVRMYQTLLGRDGFRRGMDLYFQRHDGQAVTCDDFRHAMADANGRDLSQFERWYSQAGTPRVTVRTHYDAAAKRYSLTLKQGYGEASEAARATQKGPLLIPFSIGLIGKSGADLPLKLEGEKEALGTTRVLEFTEPEQVFTFTDVTEEPLPSLLRNFSAPVVVEYDYTNEQLAFLLANDSDPFNRWEAGQRLATRELLTLADRASKGEELTLDDQVVAAFAQVLEDQTLTPAFRELALMLPSEAYLAEQMAVSDPAAVHAARVFVSQRLATSLRDRWLAVYEANRTPGEYRASPDDAGKRGLKNLALAYLSQLDDPTRAIELASAQYDAANNMTDRSAALSALLTAGASGSADTTAANAALDDFYKRFENEPLVIDKWFSLQATQRGGPKRNVLEIVRKLMQHQAFTLKNPNRARSLIFSFCGANPAQFHAADGSGYAFWAEQVIALDAMNPQVAARLARTLEQWRRYTPALREKAHAALEQVASKVKSRDVREIVEKALGQ, encoded by the coding sequence ATGTCCAACTCGACCGCCCCAGCCGTAATCCGCCGCGCCGACTACACGCCGCCCGCATTCCTGATCGACACCGTCGCGCTCGAGTTCGATCTCGTGCCGGAGCGAACCGTCGTGCGCAACACCATGCGCCTGCGCCGCAATCCGGACGCCGCGCCGGCGGCGAGCCTGGAGCTGATTGGCGAACATATGGAGTTCCTTGGCGCCACGCTTGACGGACGTCCGCACGCGGACGTCCGTGTCAGTGAAAACGGTCTATCGGTGAACAATATTCCGGACTCGTTCGAATTGACCATCGAAAGCACGTGCAACCCGGCGGCCAACACCACGTTGTCGGGGCTGTATGTATCGAGCGGCAATTTCTTTACGCAATGCGAGGCCGAAGGCTTTCGCCGGATCACGTATTTCCTCGACCGACCCGACGTCATGTCCACCTACACGGTCACGCTGCGCGCCGACAAGGCCGCTTATCCAGTCTTGCTGTCGAACGGCAATCTGATTGAAGAAGGCGACCTGGAAAACGGCCGGCACTTCGCCCGCTGGGAAGATCCGTTCAAGAAGCCGAGTTACTTGTTCGCGCTGGTCGCGGGCAAGCTGGTCAAGCTCGAACAGCGCATGAAGACGGGTTCGGGCAAGGAAAAGCTGCTGCAGGTCTGGGTCGAACCGCACGACCTCGACAAGACCCAGCACGCCATGGATTCGCTGGTCCATTCCATTGAATGGGACGAACGGCGCTTCGGACTGGAGCTCGATCTTGACCGCTTCATGATCGTCGCCGTCAGCGACTTCAACATGGGCGCGATGGAAAACAAAGGCTTGAACATCTTCAACACGAAGTACGTGCTGGCCAATCCGGAAACGGCGACCGATATTGATTTCGGCAATATCGAAGCTGTCGTCGGCCACGAATACTTCCATAACTGGACCGGCAACCGCGTGACCTGCCGCGACTGGTTCCAGTTGAGCCTGAAGGAAGGCCTGACGGTCTTCCGCGACCAGGAATTTTCCGCCGACATGGCCGCTGGCCACGAGCCGGGCGCCGCCGCGGATGCTGCGCGCGCGACCAAGCGCATCGACGACGTACGGGTCCTGCGCCAGATGCAGTTTGCCGAAGACGCGGGCCCGATGGCGCATCCGGTGCGCCCGGAAAGCTACGTCGAAATCAATAACTTCTACACGATGACCGTCTACGAGAAAGGCTCGGAAGTCGTGCGCATGTACCAGACGCTGCTCGGACGCGACGGTTTCCGGCGCGGTATGGATCTCTACTTCCAGCGGCACGACGGCCAGGCCGTGACGTGCGACGACTTCCGGCACGCCATGGCCGACGCCAACGGCCGCGACCTCTCGCAATTCGAGCGCTGGTACAGCCAGGCGGGCACGCCGCGCGTGACGGTGCGCACGCACTACGACGCTGCCGCCAAACGTTATTCGCTGACGCTCAAGCAAGGTTACGGCGAGGCGTCCGAGGCTGCGCGCGCGACGCAAAAAGGTCCGTTGCTGATTCCGTTCTCGATCGGTCTCATTGGCAAGAGCGGCGCTGACTTGCCGCTGAAACTCGAAGGCGAGAAAGAAGCGCTTGGCACAACGCGTGTACTGGAATTCACAGAACCCGAGCAGGTGTTCACGTTTACCGACGTCACGGAGGAACCATTGCCGTCGCTACTGCGTAATTTCTCGGCGCCGGTGGTGGTCGAATACGACTACACCAACGAGCAACTGGCGTTCTTGCTGGCGAACGACAGCGACCCGTTCAATCGATGGGAAGCCGGCCAGCGCCTCGCCACGCGCGAGTTGCTGACGCTGGCGGACCGGGCATCGAAGGGAGAAGAACTTACCCTCGACGACCAGGTGGTCGCAGCCTTCGCCCAGGTTCTCGAAGATCAAACACTCACGCCGGCGTTCCGGGAACTCGCGCTGATGTTGCCATCGGAGGCATATCTCGCCGAGCAAATGGCCGTCTCTGACCCGGCCGCGGTCCATGCAGCACGTGTGTTCGTGAGCCAGCGGCTCGCCACGAGCCTGCGCGACCGGTGGCTGGCCGTCTACGAAGCCAACCGGACGCCGGGTGAGTATCGCGCGAGCCCGGACGACGCCGGCAAACGCGGCTTGAAGAACCTCGCCCTCGCCTACTTGAGCCAGCTCGACGACCCGACCCGCGCCATCGAACTCGCGAGTGCGCAGTACGACGCCGCGAATAACATGACGGACCGGTCGGCGGCATTGTCGGCGTTGCTGACGGCGGGCGCATCGGGCTCGGCCGATACCACCGCTGCCAATGCCGCGCTCGACGACTTCTACAAACGTTTCGAGAACGAGCCGCTTGTCATCGACAAATGGTTCTCGTTGCAAGCCACGCAACGTGGCGGACCGAAACGCAACGTGCTCGAAATCGTGCGCAAGCTAATGCAGCACCAGGCGTTCACGCTGAAAAACCCGAATCGCGCCCGTTCGCTGATCTTCAGCTTCTGTGGCGCCAATCCGGCGCAGTTCCACGCCGCCGACGGTTCCGGTTACGCGTTCTGGGCGGAACAGGTGATCGCGCTCGACGCAATGAACCCGCAAGTCGCCGCGCGCCTTGCACGCACGCTCGAACAATGGCGCCGGTACACGCCTGCCTTGCGCGAAAAAGCGCACGCGGCGCTGGAACAGGTCGCGTCGAAGGTGAAGTCGCGGGATGTGCGTGAAATCGTGGAAAAGGCGCTCGGTCAATAA